The uncultured Fibrobacter sp. genome includes a window with the following:
- a CDS encoding V-type ATP synthase subunit K (produces ATP from ADP in the presence of a proton gradient across the membrane; the K subunit is a nonenzymatic component which binds the dimeric form by interacting with the G and E subunits) codes for MDQAQLLTLAKLGAVAALGLAAVGSALGCGTAGMAAIGAWKKAYLKGKNALFTLLIFVGAPIAQTIYGMLLMMYILNKSQAAPANWAAYLGVGIFGGIGMMASAWYVGKSAADACNALGETGKGLVNYLMVLGVGETVALFVMVFSMMLVS; via the coding sequence ATGGATCAAGCTCAACTTTTAACGCTCGCGAAACTCGGCGCGGTGGCGGCCTTGGGCCTTGCCGCGGTGGGTTCTGCGCTGGGCTGCGGGACTGCCGGCATGGCGGCCATCGGGGCCTGGAAGAAGGCGTATCTCAAGGGTAAGAACGCGCTGTTTACGCTGCTCATCTTCGTGGGCGCGCCGATTGCGCAGACAATCTACGGCATGCTCCTGATGATGTACATCCTGAACAAGTCCCAGGCGGCTCCGGCCAACTGGGCTGCATACCTGGGTGTCGGCATCTTCGGTGGCATCGGCATGATGGCTTCTGCCTGGTACGTGGGCAAGTCCGCTGCGGACGCCTGCAACGCCCTCGGCGAAACCGGCAAGGGCCTCGTGAACTACCTGATGGTCTTGGGCGTCGGCGAAACCGTCGCGCTGTTCGTCATGGTGTTCTCCATGATGCTGGTGTCGTAG
- a CDS encoding V-type ATP synthase subunit K (produces ATP from ADP in the presence of a proton gradient across the membrane; the K subunit is a nonenzymatic component which binds the dimeric form by interacting with the G and E subunits), giving the protein MEPNTMVTLAKMGAAAALGIAAMGSALGCGTAGMSAITMWKKAYAQGKSALFTLLVFVGAPISQTIYGMLLMNFILSKAAESGFTNWGGCLGAGIFGGLGMMASAWYQGKSAAVACDALGETGKGMVNYLMVLGIVETVALFVLVFSMMVL; this is encoded by the coding sequence ATGGAACCGAATACAATGGTGACTCTCGCTAAAATGGGTGCTGCAGCTGCGCTTGGCATTGCGGCTATGGGCTCTGCCCTTGGTTGCGGAACGGCCGGTATGTCCGCCATCACGATGTGGAAGAAGGCTTATGCCCAGGGCAAGTCCGCCCTCTTCACACTCCTGGTGTTCGTGGGTGCCCCGATTTCCCAGACGATTTACGGCATGCTTTTGATGAACTTCATCCTGAGCAAGGCTGCTGAATCCGGCTTTACCAACTGGGGCGGCTGCCTCGGCGCCGGTATCTTCGGCGGTCTCGGCATGATGGCTTCTGCCTGGTACCAGGGCAAGTCCGCAGCTGTGGCTTGCGACGCCCTCGGTGAAACCGGCAAGGGCATGGTGAACTACCTGATGGTGCTCGGTATCGTGGAAACCGTGGCCCTGTTCGTTCTCGTGTTCTCCATGATGGTGCTTTAA
- a CDS encoding ATPase, with protein MITPMKKVTVLTVAGAVEETLQALRTLEILHLTPLQAAAGAKLNKARGEMNRVQKALEVVPEKAPKGVTPVKDAAPAASLIDEIQNLVAESKQAEIDKEQAEEELTKLSMFKNLDPATAAALQAKGIFVKLYQLHAGKIPFEVDGEGVVEEFGQDENGKYVAVVSRGEAPVAVKGNFTEISMPQKSLAEYREMEAKAKETLARVEKRLGELSGVRESIEDKLLEVGDDYRMVEAEASMVGDKNVAAVQGFCPAPRVGELEKAAREHGWGLLVDDPADGDDIPTLLTYSKLSRPMQFLYDIIGISPGYKEVDVSAVFLCFFSIFFAMIVGDSAYGLLFLGLALFARKKMPKANPAGFHFIYLMSIATIVWGVINASFLGLSPALAGWTYYLDITNYGWLPEPLKNAMLWIRTSAPTDPAKFEAYKAFAQSITILPESFVPKAAGASQMQHIQLFCFCIAVVHLSIAHVWNVCVRIKRKDSTFMAQVGWLIGCWVMFFLACQMVLGIDMPKFVIPMFIVEAVLLVLFTVPPKRLKQDFISIPMLVLDVVNSFTDVISYIRLFAVGMSGAAIAEAFNDMLSPLFGSAVGIAGAAFLLLFVHGLNIALAVMGVAVHAVRLNTLEFSNGLGQEWSGFAFAPFAKQKN; from the coding sequence ATGATTACTCCTATGAAGAAAGTGACGGTGCTGACGGTTGCAGGTGCAGTTGAAGAGACGCTCCAGGCGCTCCGTACGCTTGAAATTTTGCACCTCACGCCCTTGCAGGCGGCAGCAGGCGCCAAGCTGAACAAGGCCCGCGGCGAGATGAACCGTGTGCAGAAGGCCTTGGAAGTGGTGCCCGAAAAAGCCCCGAAGGGTGTGACTCCCGTGAAGGATGCCGCTCCGGCTGCAAGCCTTATCGATGAAATCCAGAACCTGGTTGCCGAAAGCAAGCAGGCGGAAATCGACAAGGAACAGGCCGAAGAGGAACTCACCAAACTTTCCATGTTCAAGAACCTGGACCCTGCAACGGCAGCAGCCCTGCAGGCGAAGGGTATCTTTGTCAAACTCTACCAGCTCCATGCCGGTAAAATCCCGTTCGAAGTCGATGGCGAAGGTGTCGTCGAGGAATTCGGCCAGGATGAAAACGGCAAGTACGTGGCTGTCGTGAGCAGGGGAGAAGCCCCTGTCGCCGTGAAGGGCAACTTCACCGAAATCTCGATGCCGCAGAAGTCGCTTGCCGAATACCGCGAAATGGAAGCGAAAGCCAAGGAAACGCTTGCCCGCGTCGAAAAACGCCTGGGTGAACTTTCGGGCGTCAGGGAATCTATCGAAGACAAACTCCTCGAAGTGGGTGACGACTACCGCATGGTCGAAGCCGAGGCCTCGATGGTGGGCGACAAGAACGTCGCTGCCGTGCAGGGCTTCTGCCCGGCTCCGCGTGTCGGCGAACTCGAGAAGGCCGCCCGCGAACACGGCTGGGGCCTCCTGGTGGACGACCCCGCCGACGGCGACGATATCCCGACGCTGTTGACCTACAGCAAACTCAGCCGCCCCATGCAGTTCCTGTACGACATCATCGGCATTTCGCCGGGGTACAAGGAAGTGGACGTGTCGGCCGTGTTCCTTTGCTTCTTCAGCATCTTCTTTGCGATGATTGTGGGCGACTCGGCTTACGGCCTGTTGTTCCTCGGTCTGGCTCTCTTTGCCCGCAAAAAGATGCCGAAGGCGAACCCTGCTGGTTTCCACTTTATCTACCTCATGAGCATCGCCACCATCGTGTGGGGTGTCATCAACGCAAGCTTCCTCGGGCTTTCTCCGGCGCTTGCGGGGTGGACGTATTACCTGGACATCACCAACTACGGCTGGTTGCCTGAACCGCTGAAGAACGCGATGCTCTGGATCCGCACCAGTGCCCCGACTGACCCTGCGAAGTTCGAAGCCTACAAGGCCTTCGCCCAGTCGATCACGATTCTGCCCGAAAGCTTCGTGCCGAAGGCCGCAGGTGCTTCCCAGATGCAGCATATCCAGCTGTTCTGCTTCTGCATCGCCGTGGTCCACCTGAGTATCGCTCACGTGTGGAACGTCTGCGTGCGCATCAAGCGCAAGGACTCCACGTTCATGGCGCAGGTGGGCTGGCTTATCGGCTGCTGGGTGATGTTCTTCCTTGCGTGCCAGATGGTGCTCGGTATCGACATGCCGAAGTTCGTCATCCCGATGTTCATCGTGGAAGCCGTTCTCCTGGTGCTCTTTACCGTTCCGCCGAAGCGCCTCAAACAGGACTTCATCAGCATCCCGATGCTCGTGCTCGACGTGGTGAACAGCTTTACCGACGTGATCAGTTACATCCGTCTGTTCGCTGTGGGCATGTCCGGTGCTGCCATCGCCGAGGCGTTCAACGACATGCTTTCGCCGCTGTTTGGCTCCGCTGTCGGTATCGCCGGTGCAGCCTTCTTGCTGCTCTTCGTGCATGGCCTGAACATCGCGCTTGCGGTCATGGGCGTCGCGGTCCACGCGGTACGTCTGAATACACTCGAATTTTCAAATGGACTTGGCCAGGAATGGAGCGGATTTGCCTTCGCCCCCTTCGCCAAGCAAAAAAATTAA
- a CDS encoding V-type ATP synthase subunit D: MAKVKLTKNALKAERDALKRFQRYLPTLLLKKQQLQMEMRTLQERVMAKREEEDKLRKSMASWISLFAEPIEWSKYLSVKEVRQGEGNIAGVKIPTYDGVDFNIAIPDFFTTPVWLDDGIRSLQGLISLRLERRVLEKQYELLSKELRTTSQRVNLFEKVKIPEAKENIRVINIFLGDQQTSGVARSKLAKGKATARTAAQDALAKEAAA; this comes from the coding sequence ATGGCGAAGGTCAAGTTAACTAAAAACGCCCTCAAGGCGGAACGCGACGCATTGAAGCGCTTCCAGCGCTATCTGCCGACGTTGCTGCTCAAAAAGCAGCAGCTGCAGATGGAAATGCGCACGCTCCAAGAGAGGGTGATGGCTAAGCGAGAAGAGGAGGACAAGCTCCGCAAGAGCATGGCTTCCTGGATTTCGCTGTTTGCCGAACCCATCGAATGGTCAAAGTACCTGTCGGTGAAGGAAGTGCGCCAGGGCGAAGGTAACATCGCCGGCGTGAAGATTCCGACATACGACGGGGTAGACTTTAATATCGCCATTCCGGATTTCTTCACCACGCCCGTGTGGCTGGACGACGGTATCAGAAGCCTCCAGGGCCTGATATCGCTGCGTCTCGAACGCCGCGTGCTCGAAAAGCAGTACGAACTCCTCTCGAAGGAACTGCGTACCACGAGCCAGCGCGTGAACCTGTTCGAAAAGGTGAAGATTCCCGAAGCGAAGGAAAATATCCGCGTCATCAACATCTTCCTGGGCGACCAGCAGACGTCCGGCGTTGCCCGCAGCAAGCTTGCGAAGGGTAAGGCCACCGCCCGTACCGCTGCCCAGGATGCACTCGCGAAGGAGGCCGCCGCATGA
- a CDS encoding V-type ATP synthase subunit B, translating into MHNVAYHRIERIAGSVITLRAEGVANQELAQVTSSFGTSLARVIRIDGDMVDLQVFAGARGISTDSEVRFLGEPMKVPYSEALLGRVFNGAGKPRDNGPEVDGERITIGGPSVNPAKRIIPKTMVRTGIPMIDVFNTLVVSQKLPIFSIAGEPYNELLARIALQAEVDVIILGGMGLKHDDYLYLKDFLEKNGALSRTVMFMHTASDPIVECLLVPDASLAVAEKFATEGKNVLVLLTDMTNFADAMKEIAITMEQIPSNRGYPGDLYSQLASRYEKAVDFEGSGSITILAVTTMPGDDVTHPVPDNTGYITEGQFYLRKGRIEPFGSLSRLKQQVNGKTRSDHRTIMNTMIQLYASYKETLEKQSMGFNMSNWDQKLLKYGQRFESEMMDLSVNIPLEKALDLGWEILADCFAPEETGIPTKMINEYWPKKG; encoded by the coding sequence ATGCATAATGTGGCATACCATCGTATTGAACGCATCGCCGGTTCCGTGATTACGCTCCGCGCCGAAGGTGTAGCAAACCAGGAACTTGCCCAGGTGACAAGCTCGTTCGGAACATCCCTTGCCCGCGTGATCCGCATTGACGGCGACATGGTGGACTTGCAGGTGTTCGCAGGTGCCCGTGGTATTTCGACCGACTCCGAAGTGCGCTTCCTTGGTGAACCGATGAAGGTCCCGTACAGCGAAGCCTTGCTAGGCCGCGTGTTTAACGGTGCCGGCAAGCCCCGCGACAACGGCCCCGAAGTGGATGGCGAACGCATTACTATCGGCGGCCCTTCCGTGAACCCCGCCAAGCGTATCATCCCGAAGACGATGGTGCGTACGGGTATCCCGATGATCGACGTGTTCAACACGCTCGTGGTTTCGCAGAAGCTCCCGATTTTCTCCATTGCCGGTGAACCGTACAACGAACTTTTGGCCCGTATCGCATTGCAGGCCGAAGTGGACGTGATTATCCTCGGCGGCATGGGCCTGAAGCACGATGACTACCTGTACCTGAAGGACTTCCTCGAAAAGAACGGTGCTCTTTCCCGTACGGTGATGTTCATGCACACCGCCTCTGACCCGATCGTGGAATGCTTGCTCGTGCCGGATGCATCCCTCGCTGTGGCTGAAAAGTTCGCTACCGAAGGCAAGAACGTGCTCGTGCTCCTCACCGACATGACGAACTTTGCAGACGCCATGAAGGAAATCGCCATTACGATGGAACAGATTCCGTCGAACCGTGGTTATCCTGGCGACCTTTACTCTCAGCTTGCCAGCCGTTACGAAAAGGCTGTGGACTTCGAAGGTTCGGGCTCCATCACTATCCTTGCCGTGACGACCATGCCTGGCGACGACGTGACCCACCCGGTTCCGGACAACACCGGTTACATTACCGAAGGTCAGTTCTACCTGCGTAAGGGCCGTATCGAACCGTTCGGTTCCCTGTCTCGTTTGAAACAGCAGGTGAACGGCAAGACCCGTAGCGACCACCGTACCATCATGAACACCATGATCCAGCTGTACGCAAGCTACAAGGAAACTTTGGAAAAGCAGTCCATGGGCTTCAACATGAGTAACTGGGACCAGAAGCTGTTGAAGTATGGCCAGCGTTTCGAAAGCGAAATGATGGACCTTTCCGTCAACATTCCGCTGGAAAAGGCTCTGGACCTTGGCTGGGAAATCCTTGCCGACTGTTTCGCACCCGAAGAAACGGGTATTCCGACCAAGATGATCAACGAATATTGGCCCAAGAAGGGGTAA
- a CDS encoding V-type ATP synthase subunit A, with amino-acid sequence MASIGKIIGVNGNLIRVKFETAVSQNEVAYAKLTQKNKDGKSEVIPLKSEVIRIRGDYAELQVFEDTTGLKTGDEVEFTGELLSVELGPGLLTQVFDGLQNPLPKLAEECGFFLQRGKYLKALPRDKKWAFTPVAKVGDVVVAGDTLGTVPEGVFTHRIMVPFRLLGKWTVESVAAAGEHVVEDVVAKLKNDKGETQDVTMVQTWPVKMPIKAFEERLRPSKPLTMQQRIIDTFFPVMQGGTFCTPGPFGAGKTVLQQLMSRYADVDIVILAACGERAGEVVETLREFPELIDPRTGKSLMERTLIICNTSSMPVAAREASVYTGVTLAEYYRQMGLNVLLLADSTSRWAQALREMSGRLEEIPGEEAFPAYLESVIAAFYERGGVVRLKDGSTGSVTICGSVSPAGGNFEEPVTQATLKVVGAFLGLSRERSDQRRFPAIHPLDSWSKYEGIIDSKKVAEARHILANGVDVNNMMKVVGEEGTSIDDFVIYLKSEYLDAVYLQQDAYNEIDAACSAERQKYVFDKVYTILKTPMKFSEKDVARTFFLKLTQSTKDWNRVKFDSQEFKDLEQSIFASVKEVSANA; translated from the coding sequence ATGGCTAGTATCGGAAAAATCATCGGCGTGAACGGAAACTTGATCCGCGTCAAGTTCGAAACCGCCGTGTCCCAGAACGAAGTGGCGTATGCCAAGCTTACCCAGAAAAACAAGGACGGCAAGTCCGAAGTTATCCCCCTTAAGAGCGAAGTCATCCGTATTCGCGGTGACTACGCCGAACTCCAGGTGTTCGAAGACACCACGGGGCTCAAGACGGGTGACGAGGTGGAATTCACCGGCGAACTTTTGTCCGTAGAACTTGGCCCCGGCCTTTTGACCCAGGTCTTTGACGGTCTGCAGAACCCGCTCCCGAAGCTTGCCGAAGAATGCGGCTTCTTCCTGCAGCGCGGTAAATATTTGAAGGCGCTCCCGCGCGATAAAAAGTGGGCATTTACCCCGGTCGCCAAGGTGGGCGATGTGGTTGTTGCGGGCGATACGCTCGGCACTGTTCCCGAAGGCGTGTTCACGCACCGCATCATGGTGCCGTTCCGCCTGCTCGGCAAGTGGACTGTTGAATCGGTTGCTGCCGCTGGCGAACATGTGGTTGAAGATGTGGTCGCCAAGCTCAAGAACGACAAGGGCGAAACCCAGGACGTGACGATGGTGCAGACCTGGCCGGTGAAGATGCCGATCAAGGCCTTCGAAGAACGCCTCCGTCCGAGCAAGCCTCTGACCATGCAGCAGCGCATTATCGATACGTTCTTCCCCGTGATGCAGGGCGGTACGTTCTGTACGCCGGGCCCGTTCGGTGCCGGCAAGACCGTGCTCCAGCAGCTCATGAGTCGCTACGCCGACGTGGATATCGTGATCTTGGCCGCTTGCGGTGAACGTGCAGGTGAAGTGGTGGAAACCCTCCGCGAATTCCCTGAACTGATTGACCCGCGTACCGGCAAGTCCCTCATGGAACGTACGCTGATTATTTGTAACACGTCTTCGATGCCGGTGGCTGCTCGTGAAGCTTCCGTGTACACGGGCGTGACTCTCGCCGAATACTACCGCCAGATGGGCCTGAACGTGCTCCTCTTGGCTGACTCTACCTCTCGTTGGGCACAGGCCTTGCGTGAAATGAGCGGCCGTCTGGAAGAAATTCCGGGCGAAGAAGCCTTCCCGGCTTACCTTGAATCCGTGATTGCCGCCTTCTATGAACGCGGTGGTGTGGTTCGCCTGAAGGACGGCTCTACCGGTTCCGTAACGATTTGCGGTTCCGTGTCGCCTGCAGGTGGTAACTTCGAAGAACCGGTGACCCAGGCTACCTTGAAGGTGGTGGGCGCATTCCTCGGCCTTAGCCGTGAACGTTCCGACCAGCGCCGCTTCCCGGCAATCCACCCGCTGGATTCCTGGTCCAAGTATGAAGGCATCATCGATAGCAAGAAGGTTGCCGAAGCCCGTCACATCCTCGCGAACGGCGTGGACGTGAACAACATGATGAAGGTGGTGGGCGAAGAAGGTACTTCTATCGATGATTTCGTGATTTACCTGAAGTCCGAATACCTCGATGCCGTTTACCTGCAGCAGGACGCCTATAACGAAATCGACGCCGCCTGCTCCGCCGAACGTCAGAAGTACGTGTTCGACAAGGTTTACACCATCCTCAAGACCCCGATGAAGTTCAGCGAGAAGGACGTCGCCCGTACGTTCTTCCTCAAGCTCACTCAATCGACGAAGGACTGGAACCGCGTCAAGTTCGATTCCCAGGAATTCAAGGACCTTGAACAAAGTATTTTCGCTTCCGTGAAGGAGGTTTCCGCTAATGCATAA